From a single Streptomyces sp. NBC_01264 genomic region:
- a CDS encoding ATP-grasp domain-containing protein, with the protein MSTDRPHIVVLHRWRDTHAHYADYIDHGAAHVTYVSTGLGRASLPRTAAAVTTVALTDDLPAVRAAVTGLVARFGAPARLIALNEGDLDTAALIREEFAIPGQDTAELAVFRDKLTMCRTAEAAGLPVPAFAPAPDPAAVLAFGGVHGWPLVVKPHRGTASRGVVRIDSAAELAALNGPDGRLDAALAAEPHLVQRYVVGPILHIDGLWEGASLGSWTVSRYVGGTCADFTRGTWLGSVEEDDPALLEAVEAFAAAVGRALGGARPWVFHLEAFVTPAPDGGPALVFLECGARVGGGEIPFTWRDVHGIDLMAAAVDIQLGLTPVLPPLKTGEVGGYLLLPLPVPAPCRVEAAGWVREPAPGRLPYAVKHTPVGSTAPAISGYEHVGTRFRFRGATTREVEAAITESAHSFRLTCVPVGAPAADEG; encoded by the coding sequence ATGAGCACCGACCGGCCGCACATCGTCGTCCTGCACCGCTGGCGGGACACCCACGCGCACTACGCCGACTACATCGACCACGGCGCCGCCCACGTGACCTACGTGAGCACCGGGCTCGGCCGCGCCTCGTTACCCCGGACCGCCGCCGCGGTCACCACCGTCGCACTGACCGACGACCTGCCCGCCGTCCGCGCGGCCGTCACCGGGCTCGTGGCCCGCTTCGGCGCCCCGGCCCGGCTGATCGCCCTCAACGAGGGGGACCTGGACACGGCCGCGCTGATCCGCGAGGAGTTCGCGATCCCCGGCCAGGACACCGCCGAACTGGCCGTGTTCCGCGACAAGCTGACCATGTGCCGTACGGCCGAGGCCGCCGGCCTGCCGGTGCCCGCCTTCGCCCCCGCGCCGGACCCGGCCGCCGTGCTCGCCTTCGGCGGGGTACACGGCTGGCCGCTGGTGGTCAAACCGCACCGCGGCACCGCCAGCCGGGGCGTGGTCCGGATCGACTCCGCCGCCGAACTGGCCGCGCTGAACGGCCCGGACGGCCGGCTCGACGCAGCGCTGGCGGCCGAGCCGCACCTCGTCCAGCGCTACGTGGTCGGGCCGATCCTGCACATCGACGGCCTGTGGGAAGGGGCTTCGCTCGGCAGCTGGACCGTCTCGCGCTATGTGGGCGGCACCTGCGCCGACTTCACCCGGGGGACCTGGCTCGGCTCGGTCGAGGAGGACGACCCCGCCCTGCTGGAGGCGGTGGAGGCCTTCGCCGCCGCGGTCGGCCGCGCGCTCGGCGGCGCCCGGCCCTGGGTCTTCCACCTGGAGGCCTTCGTCACCCCGGCGCCGGACGGCGGGCCCGCGCTGGTCTTTCTGGAGTGCGGGGCCCGGGTGGGCGGCGGGGAGATCCCCTTCACCTGGCGCGACGTCCACGGAATCGACCTGATGGCCGCCGCCGTGGACATCCAGCTCGGCCTGACCCCGGTCCTGCCGCCGCTCAAGACCGGCGAGGTCGGCGGCTACCTGCTGCTCCCGCTCCCGGTCCCCGCCCCCTGCCGCGTCGAAGCGGCCGGCTGGGTACGGGAACCCGCGCCGGGCCGCCTCCCGTACGCCGTCAAGCACACCCCGGTCGGCTCCACGGCCCCGGCGATCAGCGGCTACGAGCACGTCGGCACCCGCTTCCGCTTCCGCGGGGCCACCACCCGGGAGGTCGAGGCGGCCATCACCGAGTCCGCGCACTCCTTCCGGCTGACCTGCGTACCGGTCGGCGCCCCGGCCGCCGACGAGGGCTGA
- a CDS encoding DUF937 domain-containing protein → MSEPSFQDDVLNELGDDRLTEIAGLLGTDTNGARDTVAATVGAMTGDLQQKADADDDDGNEVRQAFAEVTQAPLEGVATLGGGLGGMLSGGMMAGVLAKVSKPVANAVSKKTGIPAPTVARVIELLIPVLLAVFAKRAAGKAGGAGAGAGAPTAAGGESPIPSPGAVPGAAGAAPAGPAGGAPAAGGSLGDLLGQILGGGKK, encoded by the coding sequence ATGAGTGAACCTTCCTTCCAGGACGACGTGCTGAACGAACTGGGCGACGACCGGCTGACCGAGATCGCCGGCCTCCTCGGCACCGACACCAACGGCGCCCGGGACACCGTCGCGGCCACGGTCGGGGCGATGACCGGCGACCTCCAGCAGAAGGCCGACGCCGATGACGACGACGGCAACGAGGTGCGCCAGGCCTTCGCCGAGGTCACCCAGGCCCCGCTGGAAGGCGTGGCCACCCTGGGCGGCGGCCTGGGCGGCATGCTCAGCGGCGGGATGATGGCCGGGGTGCTCGCCAAGGTGAGCAAGCCCGTGGCCAATGCCGTCTCGAAGAAGACCGGCATCCCCGCGCCCACCGTCGCCCGGGTCATCGAGCTGCTGATCCCGGTGCTGCTGGCGGTCTTCGCCAAGCGCGCGGCCGGGAAGGCCGGGGGCGCGGGCGCCGGTGCGGGCGCCCCGACGGCGGCCGGCGGCGAGTCCCCGATCCCGTCCCCGGGAGCCGTACCGGGAGCGGCCGGCGCCGCCCCCGCGGGTCCGGCCGGCGGGGCCCCCGCGGCGGGCGGCAGCCTCGGCGACCTGCTCGGCCAGATCCTCGGCGGCGGCAAGAAGTAG
- a CDS encoding ATP-grasp domain-containing protein gives MTPERRRVILVGSRIQQYREYALASLARHYEVTLVGPQAPTWQARYVETHRIADATDAAKLYAPVADLRGEVADAAIVTWDEWSLVAVSSVAQKLGMRAMDPAAARICRDKYATRQALEAAGLAAVRHAPATTEDEAVAAAESIGFPVVVKPRTLGGSFGVMMARDADGVRRAFRLASGSRLRGAGTTASVLVEEFVEGPELSVDSVVVDGVTTPVCVARKRLGAHPYFEEVGHLVTDWRHEPWVDAVTRLVQDAHRAAGVDYGVTHTELRVTADGPRLIELNGRLGGDLIPHLNELATGVDLPLAAARIAFEETPDLTPTRALSAEVRFLYPSYDGAVDRVVLPAPEDVEDLAEAVALVEPGDELLLPPRGLTPRSAALIAVSRTPAGTRRALDRAEALSRTEVSGVAAHRLGARVENAVTRRFFDHERTAARQSVSGVQGVERFRQGAGGGEGLNRPVFLSEADVTGLENDLNGLFELLKAVPARLFDGDLRAFATAVGMSPTQADLVLRGSVDELAPLSRADLYRETGGFRVMELNTGSSLGGWQMGEFARALIQDTDFAEFAAAEGLVYPDPLARITEVLRRQAPSLEGIERPYLAITDWPEGFEKSKCWMEFVVPAFERLGFETVVCHLGDFAYEDGKVLHAGREVDVVYRMFLPGEMPDEPRTYDLVNPLLDAVEAGTVALFAPLDCELYGNKGSLAMLSDERNRAVFTEAESELIDRILPWTRFVRDEKVTFDGERIDLLPYAIANKDHLVLKPTLLYGGVGVTPGWTTDQKEWVAQLRQAVDGPYVLQHRLLPTTERFLSEDGETCEDMAVAYGTLMVDGRYAGTLARGVTDPAVGIVSMLRGARIGCAFHVAPAAEGVEAK, from the coding sequence ATGACCCCCGAACGCCGGCGCGTCATCCTCGTAGGCAGCCGCATACAGCAGTACCGGGAATACGCCCTGGCCTCCCTCGCCCGGCACTACGAGGTGACCCTCGTCGGGCCGCAGGCCCCCACCTGGCAGGCCCGTTACGTGGAGACCCACCGGATCGCCGATGCCACGGACGCCGCGAAGCTGTACGCCCCGGTCGCCGACCTGCGCGGCGAGGTCGCCGACGCCGCGATCGTCACCTGGGACGAGTGGTCGCTGGTCGCCGTCTCCTCCGTCGCCCAGAAGCTCGGCATGCGGGCCATGGACCCGGCGGCCGCCAGGATCTGCCGCGACAAGTACGCCACCCGCCAGGCCCTGGAAGCGGCCGGCCTGGCAGCCGTCCGCCACGCCCCGGCCACCACCGAGGACGAGGCCGTCGCCGCCGCCGAGTCCATCGGCTTCCCCGTCGTCGTCAAGCCCCGCACCCTCGGCGGCAGCTTCGGCGTGATGATGGCCCGCGACGCCGACGGCGTGCGCCGGGCCTTCCGGCTCGCCTCCGGCAGCCGGCTGCGCGGCGCCGGCACCACCGCCTCGGTCCTGGTCGAGGAGTTCGTCGAGGGCCCCGAACTGAGCGTGGACAGCGTCGTCGTGGACGGCGTGACCACCCCCGTGTGCGTGGCACGCAAGCGCCTCGGCGCCCACCCGTACTTCGAGGAGGTCGGCCACCTGGTCACCGACTGGCGCCACGAGCCCTGGGTCGACGCCGTCACCCGGCTCGTCCAGGACGCGCACCGCGCGGCCGGAGTCGACTACGGCGTCACCCACACCGAGCTGCGCGTCACCGCGGACGGACCCCGCCTGATCGAGCTCAACGGCCGCCTCGGCGGCGACCTCATTCCGCACCTGAACGAGCTCGCCACCGGCGTGGACCTGCCGCTGGCCGCCGCCCGGATCGCCTTCGAGGAGACCCCGGACCTCACCCCGACCCGCGCCCTCAGCGCCGAGGTCCGCTTCCTCTACCCGTCCTACGACGGCGCCGTCGACCGCGTCGTCCTGCCCGCCCCCGAGGACGTCGAGGACCTGGCCGAGGCCGTCGCCCTCGTGGAGCCCGGCGACGAGCTGCTGCTCCCGCCCCGCGGCCTGACCCCCCGCTCCGCCGCGCTCATCGCGGTCAGCCGGACCCCGGCCGGCACCCGCCGCGCCCTGGACCGCGCCGAGGCGCTCTCCCGTACGGAGGTCTCCGGAGTCGCCGCGCACCGGCTCGGCGCCCGCGTCGAGAACGCCGTGACCCGCCGCTTCTTCGACCACGAGCGCACCGCGGCCCGCCAGAGCGTCTCCGGAGTCCAGGGCGTGGAGCGGTTCCGCCAGGGAGCCGGCGGCGGCGAGGGGCTCAACCGCCCCGTCTTCCTCAGCGAGGCCGACGTCACGGGCCTGGAGAACGACCTGAACGGCCTCTTCGAACTGCTCAAGGCGGTGCCCGCCCGGCTCTTCGACGGGGACCTGCGCGCCTTCGCCACCGCCGTCGGCATGTCGCCCACCCAGGCCGACCTGGTCCTGCGCGGCTCCGTGGACGAGCTCGCCCCGCTCTCCCGCGCCGACCTGTACCGCGAGACCGGCGGCTTTCGCGTCATGGAACTCAACACCGGCTCCTCGCTGGGCGGCTGGCAGATGGGCGAGTTCGCCCGCGCCCTGATCCAGGACACCGACTTCGCCGAGTTCGCGGCCGCCGAGGGCCTGGTGTACCCCGACCCGCTGGCCCGCATCACCGAGGTGCTGCGCCGCCAGGCCCCCTCCCTCGAAGGCATCGAGCGGCCGTACCTGGCGATCACCGACTGGCCCGAGGGGTTCGAGAAGTCCAAGTGCTGGATGGAGTTCGTCGTCCCGGCCTTCGAACGGCTCGGCTTCGAGACCGTCGTCTGCCACCTGGGCGACTTCGCGTACGAGGACGGCAAGGTGCTGCACGCGGGCCGGGAGGTCGACGTGGTCTACCGGATGTTCCTGCCCGGCGAAATGCCCGACGAGCCCCGCACCTACGACCTGGTCAACCCGCTGCTCGACGCCGTCGAGGCCGGCACGGTCGCACTGTTCGCCCCGCTCGACTGCGAGCTGTACGGCAACAAGGGCAGCCTCGCGATGCTCAGCGACGAGCGCAACCGCGCCGTCTTCACCGAGGCCGAGAGCGAGCTCATCGACCGGATCCTGCCCTGGACCCGCTTCGTGCGCGACGAGAAGGTCACCTTCGACGGCGAGAGGATCGACCTGCTGCCCTACGCCATCGCCAACAAGGACCACCTGGTCCTCAAGCCCACCCTCCTCTACGGCGGCGTCGGGGTGACCCCCGGCTGGACCACCGACCAGAAGGAGTGGGTGGCCCAGCTGCGCCAGGCCGTCGACGGCCCGTACGTCCTGCAGCACCGGCTGCTGCCGACCACCGAGCGGTTCCTCTCCGAGGACGGCGAGACCTGCGAGGACATGGCCGTCGCCTACGGAACCCTGATGGTCGACGGACGCTACGCCGGCACCCTGGCCCGCGGCGTCACCGACCCGGCCGTCGGCATCGTGAGCATGCTGCGCGGCGCCCGGATCGGCTGCGCGTTCCACGTCGCCCCGGCCGCCGAGGGAGTGGAAGCCAAGTGA
- a CDS encoding MFS transporter, with translation MTSTEQAGRAAVVATPAAAPARRPRGELAAATVGSVVEAYDWTIYGILAPYFAEALFPGTSPTTRLIAAYLGFALGFLVRPLGSVLIGRLTDTRGRRYGLTLTVGLIAAGSLLLAVVPGYASIGLAAPLLVVGARLVQGLSVGAENPSVAAYVTETAPAGRRYLYSAVSYGGVVLGSALSFIVMNVLLAVFGESGVEDGAWRYGFVFGGLLGLTALWIRRGAAECAVFTAATAGGAAQGAAPPAEAGEETGAAPPARAASPWPVLRAHLGRLAVVFAITSGATTTFYFVTVDFPSYAESAGAAGKEETSAALLLGMVALLAAMLGGGRAADRFGALPVLRLGFAGLALGTVPLLLAMDSGRVPVQLVTVVLLFLLGLPLAVSNVFAGQLFPPAVRAVAVGLPTAAAISLFGGTFPMLAELLRSAGLGAWLPWWPALTAAAALAASWAVHEHAGHEHPGH, from the coding sequence ATGACCAGCACTGAACAAGCGGGCCGTGCGGCGGTGGTGGCGACCCCCGCCGCCGCACCGGCCCGGCGGCCCCGCGGGGAACTGGCCGCCGCCACCGTCGGCTCGGTCGTCGAGGCCTACGACTGGACCATCTACGGGATCCTCGCCCCCTACTTCGCCGAGGCGCTGTTCCCCGGCACCTCGCCCACCACCCGACTCATCGCCGCCTACCTCGGCTTCGCCCTCGGCTTCCTGGTCCGCCCACTGGGCAGCGTGCTCATCGGCCGCCTCACCGACACCCGCGGCCGGCGCTACGGACTGACCCTCACGGTCGGCCTGATCGCCGCCGGCTCCCTGCTCCTGGCCGTCGTCCCCGGCTACGCCTCCATCGGCCTGGCGGCTCCGCTCCTGGTGGTCGGGGCCCGGCTGGTGCAGGGCCTGTCGGTCGGGGCGGAGAACCCGAGTGTGGCCGCGTACGTCACCGAGACCGCACCGGCCGGGCGCCGCTACCTTTACAGCGCCGTCTCCTACGGGGGCGTGGTGCTGGGCAGCGCGCTCTCCTTCATCGTCATGAACGTCCTGCTCGCGGTGTTCGGGGAGAGCGGGGTCGAGGACGGCGCCTGGCGCTACGGCTTCGTCTTCGGCGGACTGCTCGGGCTGACCGCCCTGTGGATCCGGCGCGGCGCGGCGGAGTGCGCCGTCTTCACGGCCGCCACCGCGGGCGGGGCCGCGCAGGGAGCGGCCCCGCCCGCGGAGGCGGGGGAGGAGACCGGGGCGGCACCGCCGGCGAGGGCCGCGAGCCCCTGGCCGGTGCTGCGGGCCCATCTCGGGCGGCTCGCCGTGGTGTTCGCCATCACCTCCGGGGCCACCACCACCTTCTACTTCGTCACCGTCGACTTCCCCTCGTACGCCGAGAGCGCCGGGGCCGCCGGCAAGGAGGAGACCTCCGCCGCACTGCTCCTGGGCATGGTGGCGCTCCTCGCGGCCATGCTCGGCGGGGGCAGGGCCGCCGACCGGTTCGGGGCGTTGCCCGTCCTGCGGCTCGGCTTCGCCGGGCTCGCGCTGGGCACCGTACCGCTGCTGCTGGCCATGGACTCCGGACGGGTCCCCGTCCAACTGGTCACCGTGGTGCTGCTCTTCCTGCTGGGCCTGCCGCTCGCGGTGAGCAACGTCTTCGCCGGGCAGCTGTTCCCGCCCGCGGTGCGCGCCGTCGCCGTGGGCCTGCCCACGGCGGCCGCGATCAGCCTGTTCGGCGGCACCTTCCCGATGCTCGCGGAGCTCCTGAGGTCGGCCGGTCTGGGCGCCTGGCTGCCGTGGTGGCCCGCACTGACCGCCGCGGCGGCGCTGGCCGCCTCATGGGCCGTACACGAACACGCCGGTCACGAACACCCCGGTCACTGA
- a CDS encoding MFS transporter — MTDIGNGAAESVQETVAAPSAAAAPATLWRDPEFLKFWSGEAISQVGAQVTTLALPLTAVLTLDASSSQVGFVNAASYAPFLMVTLLVGVWVDRVRRRPLMIMANVGRALLVGAVPLLAVLDLLRIEHVYVAALLVGTLTVVFDVSYQSYLPTLVGKQHLVEGNSKLQGTSSLAQIGGPGLAGLLIGWVTAPYALLINGVSYLVSVLTLLAVRRAEPEPVPQQERTGIRTSIAEGIRIIWDSAHLRACALQSGLYNLCWMSLQTVFVLYAARTLGISPGGIGLLLGTGAVGSLAGSMLAQWLKRRIGLGYAVLAALLLCCLAPVAIPAAPANGGALSLTLFVAAFGLIGAGGTMANIHIISLRQSMTPDHLLGRMNAGYRFISWGTLPLGALLGGWLGDLIGLRETLFVTAALFLTAVLGVLKSPVWRLKEFPPQIAPETRVPRKADAR, encoded by the coding sequence GTGACCGACATCGGGAACGGAGCCGCCGAATCGGTGCAGGAGACGGTCGCCGCACCCTCCGCCGCCGCCGCACCCGCCACGCTCTGGCGGGACCCGGAGTTCCTCAAGTTCTGGTCTGGGGAGGCCATTTCACAGGTCGGGGCCCAGGTCACCACCCTGGCGCTGCCGCTCACCGCGGTACTGACGCTCGACGCCAGCTCCTCCCAGGTGGGCTTCGTCAACGCCGCCTCCTACGCCCCCTTCCTGATGGTCACCCTCCTGGTCGGCGTCTGGGTCGACCGGGTGCGGCGCAGGCCCCTGATGATCATGGCCAACGTGGGGCGGGCGCTGCTGGTCGGCGCGGTGCCGCTGCTGGCCGTGCTCGACCTGCTGCGCATCGAGCACGTGTACGTCGCCGCGCTGCTCGTGGGCACCCTCACGGTGGTCTTCGACGTCTCCTACCAGTCCTACCTGCCGACCCTGGTCGGCAAGCAGCACCTGGTGGAGGGCAACAGCAAGCTCCAGGGCACCAGTTCGCTGGCCCAGATCGGCGGGCCCGGACTGGCCGGTCTGCTCATCGGCTGGGTCACCGCCCCCTACGCGCTGCTGATCAACGGGGTCTCGTACCTCGTCTCCGTGCTCACCCTGCTCGCGGTACGGCGCGCCGAGCCGGAGCCGGTGCCCCAGCAGGAGCGGACCGGGATCCGCACCAGCATCGCCGAGGGCATCCGGATCATCTGGGACAGCGCCCACCTGCGGGCCTGCGCCCTCCAGTCCGGGCTGTACAACCTGTGCTGGATGTCCCTCCAGACGGTGTTCGTGCTCTACGCGGCCCGCACGCTCGGCATCTCGCCCGGCGGCATCGGCCTGCTGCTGGGCACCGGGGCGGTGGGCTCGCTGGCCGGCTCGATGCTCGCGCAGTGGCTCAAGCGCCGGATCGGACTCGGCTACGCCGTCCTGGCGGCGCTGCTGCTGTGCTGCCTGGCCCCCGTGGCCATCCCGGCGGCCCCGGCGAACGGCGGGGCGCTCTCGCTGACCCTGTTCGTCGCCGCCTTCGGCCTGATCGGAGCCGGCGGCACCATGGCCAACATCCACATCATCAGCCTGCGCCAGTCCATGACCCCGGACCACCTCCTGGGGCGGATGAACGCCGGGTACCGCTTCATCTCCTGGGGGACGCTCCCGCTCGGCGCCCTGCTGGGCGGCTGGCTCGGCGACCTCATCGGGCTGCGGGAAACGCTGTTCGTCACCGCCGCGCTCTTCCTGACCGCGGTCCTGGGCGTCCTGAAATCACCGGTGTGGCGGCTGAAGGAGTTCCCGCCCCAGATCGCCCCGGAAACCCGGGTCCCCCGGAAGGCGGACGCGAGGTGA
- a CDS encoding nuclear transport factor 2 family protein, giving the protein MTTTSYAPVTAESLVARLFQVIDTRSWDRLGEVFAPDAVYERPGYPALEGLDRIRRFYEHERIVTSGAHEVSQVTGGLAAAACWGRFRGADRDGRALDEAFADTYLVRDGRIERRKTFFYRPAI; this is encoded by the coding sequence GTGACGACGACGTCGTACGCACCGGTGACCGCCGAATCCCTGGTGGCCCGGCTGTTCCAGGTGATCGACACCCGCTCGTGGGACCGGCTCGGCGAGGTCTTCGCGCCGGACGCCGTGTACGAACGGCCGGGCTACCCGGCGCTGGAGGGCCTCGACCGGATCCGCCGGTTCTACGAGCACGAACGGATCGTCACCTCCGGCGCCCACGAGGTGAGCCAGGTGACCGGCGGCCTGGCCGCGGCCGCCTGCTGGGGGCGGTTCCGGGGCGCCGACCGGGACGGCAGGGCCCTGGACGAGGCCTTCGCCGACACCTACCTGGTCCGCGACGGCAGGATCGAGCGCCGCAAGACCTTCTTCTACCGCCCGGCGATCTGA
- a CDS encoding amidohydrolase, with protein MTALLEGLDSLMPALEADYRELHSHPELAFQEKRTAALAAERLAAQGGWEITTGVGRTGVVAVLANGEGPVVMLRADMDALPVKEATGLPYASTATATDESGAEVPVMHACGHDLHVAALIGSCALFARNRAAWRGTVVAVFQPGEESGYGAREMVEDGLFERFPRPDVILGSHVGPGPAGLVATLPGVVMGATDSITVTLFGRGGHGSKPEAAVDPVVMAASLVMRLQTVVSREIAAPEPVVVTVGKLHAGTTAAVIPDTAELGINVRTSSAPVREKVLAAIERLARAESAAAGATADPAITSVYHLPMTVNDTAAAERVADAHREHFGAGAVMTMGPTTASEDFGLLAAAAQVPSVYWFYGGLDPQAFGEAFAAGKLEELPQNHSSTFAPVAGPALSVGVRTMATAALPWLAASGGGAAAGHGGEAA; from the coding sequence ATGACTGCACTGCTCGAAGGTCTCGACTCGCTGATGCCGGCCCTCGAAGCCGATTACCGCGAGCTGCACTCCCACCCCGAACTCGCCTTCCAGGAGAAGCGGACGGCCGCCCTCGCCGCCGAGCGGCTGGCCGCCCAGGGCGGCTGGGAGATCACCACCGGCGTCGGCCGCACCGGCGTGGTCGCGGTCCTGGCCAACGGCGAGGGCCCGGTGGTCATGTTGCGCGCCGACATGGACGCGCTGCCCGTCAAGGAGGCCACCGGGCTGCCGTACGCGAGCACCGCGACCGCCACCGACGAATCCGGCGCCGAGGTCCCGGTGATGCACGCCTGCGGGCACGATCTGCACGTGGCCGCGCTCATCGGGTCCTGCGCCCTGTTCGCCCGTAACCGCGCGGCCTGGCGGGGCACCGTCGTCGCCGTCTTCCAGCCGGGGGAGGAGAGCGGCTACGGAGCCCGCGAGATGGTCGAGGACGGGCTCTTCGAGCGCTTCCCGCGCCCCGACGTGATCCTCGGCTCGCACGTGGGCCCCGGCCCGGCCGGGCTCGTCGCGACCCTGCCCGGGGTGGTCATGGGCGCCACCGACTCGATCACCGTCACCCTCTTCGGGCGCGGCGGCCACGGCTCCAAGCCCGAGGCCGCGGTCGACCCCGTGGTGATGGCGGCCTCGCTGGTCATGCGGCTCCAGACCGTGGTCTCCCGCGAGATCGCCGCCCCGGAACCGGTGGTGGTCACCGTCGGAAAGCTGCACGCCGGAACCACCGCCGCGGTTATACCCGACACCGCCGAGCTCGGCATCAACGTGCGCACCAGCTCCGCGCCGGTCCGCGAGAAGGTCCTCGCGGCCATCGAGCGCCTCGCCCGCGCCGAATCGGCCGCCGCGGGCGCGACCGCCGACCCGGCGATCACCTCCGTCTACCACCTGCCGATGACCGTCAACGACACCGCGGCCGCCGAGCGGGTGGCCGACGCGCACCGCGAGCACTTCGGGGCCGGCGCCGTCATGACGATGGGCCCGACCACCGCCAGCGAGGACTTCGGGCTGCTCGCCGCTGCCGCCCAGGTCCCCTCGGTGTACTGGTTCTACGGCGGCCTCGACCCGCAGGCCTTCGGCGAGGCCTTCGCCGCCGGGAAGCTGGAGGAGCTCCCGCAGAACCACTCCTCCACCTTCGCGCCCGTCGCCGGACCCGCGCTGTCCGTCGGCGTCCGCACGATGGCCACGGCGGCACTGCCCTGGCTCGCCGCGTCCGGTGGCGGCGCCGCCGCGGGTCACGGGGGCGAGGCGGCATGA
- a CDS encoding PLP-dependent aminotransferase family protein: protein MSAVPQAPAPGAIGSLLARRTGWGRSDAVSGILAAAAAPGVLSMAGGIPAPDSFPVARLAEATDRLFAGAGGSGGSAARALQYAPTDGIAPMREVIAARASATGAPVGPDRVMVTAGSQQGLDLVARTLVDEGDEVALDDPSYLGAVQVFRRAGARLLPVPADADGMRTDVLEQRLLAGARPKLVYVVPHFHNPTGAVLSEERRRHLAALAERFGFLVVEDDPYGDLAFEGSRLPSTDVHSGRVVRLMSLSKTVCPGLRVAGLVAPAELIGELVAAKQCGDLQTNTFGQYLLADLLGDPEFLPAHLAGLRTLYGGRARAMETLLRERLPWLDFERPRGGLFFWCRLTDPRVGSDALYAHALAQGVAIVPGTPFCIEEDGSRVLRLSFASLDGAQRREGVSRLAAAWEKTLADGV, encoded by the coding sequence GTGAGTGCCGTACCGCAGGCACCGGCGCCCGGCGCCATCGGGAGCCTGCTCGCCCGCCGCACCGGCTGGGGCCGCTCCGACGCGGTGAGCGGGATCCTGGCGGCGGCCGCCGCCCCGGGGGTGCTCTCGATGGCCGGCGGGATCCCGGCCCCCGACAGCTTCCCCGTGGCCCGGCTCGCCGAGGCCACCGACCGGCTGTTCGCCGGGGCGGGAGGGTCGGGCGGGTCCGCCGCACGGGCGCTCCAGTACGCCCCCACGGACGGCATCGCCCCGATGCGGGAGGTGATCGCGGCCCGGGCGAGCGCGACCGGGGCCCCCGTCGGCCCCGACCGGGTGATGGTCACCGCGGGCAGTCAGCAGGGCCTGGACCTCGTCGCGCGGACCCTCGTCGACGAGGGCGACGAGGTGGCCCTGGACGACCCGAGCTACCTGGGCGCCGTCCAGGTCTTCCGGCGGGCCGGAGCCCGGCTGCTGCCGGTCCCCGCCGACGCGGACGGGATGCGCACCGACGTACTGGAGCAGCGCCTCCTCGCCGGGGCCCGGCCCAAACTCGTCTACGTCGTACCGCACTTCCACAACCCGACCGGGGCCGTGCTCTCCGAGGAGCGGCGCCGCCACCTGGCCGCGCTGGCCGAACGGTTCGGCTTCCTCGTCGTCGAGGACGACCCGTACGGGGACCTGGCCTTCGAGGGGAGCCGGCTGCCGTCCACCGACGTCCACAGCGGGCGCGTGGTCCGGCTGATGAGCCTCTCCAAGACGGTCTGCCCGGGGCTGCGGGTGGCCGGTCTGGTCGCCCCCGCCGAGCTGATCGGGGAACTGGTCGCCGCCAAGCAGTGCGGGGACCTGCAGACCAACACCTTCGGCCAGTACCTCCTCGCCGACCTGCTCGGCGACCCGGAGTTCCTGCCGGCCCATCTGGCGGGCCTGCGCACGCTGTACGGCGGCCGGGCCCGCGCCATGGAGACGCTGCTGCGCGAACGACTGCCCTGGCTGGACTTCGAACGGCCGCGCGGCGGGCTCTTCTTCTGGTGCCGGCTGACCGACCCCCGGGTGGGCTCCGACGCGCTGTACGCGCACGCGCTGGCGCAGGGCGTCGCCATCGTGCCCGGCACGCCCTTCTGCATCGAGGAGGACGGCTCGCGGGTCCTGCGGCTGTCCTTCGCCTCCCTGGACGGCGCGCAGCGCCGGGAAGGCGTCTCCCGGCTGGCCGCGGCCTGGGAGAAGACACTCGCCGACGGGGTGTGA